In the genome of Xyrauchen texanus isolate HMW12.3.18 chromosome 33, RBS_HiC_50CHRs, whole genome shotgun sequence, one region contains:
- the LOC127626449 gene encoding somatostatin receptor type 2-like, producing the protein METWTFMPFSNLSLFNDSFFPGNESDFGLEIYPHNGTHPGFDQTSSVVITFVYFVVCAVGLCGNALVIYVILRYAKMKTVTNIYILNLAVADVLCMMSLPFISIQLALLHWPFGAAICRVVLTVDSMNQFTSIFFLTVMSIDRYLAVVHPIKSTKWRKPRVAKMISLAMWGVALLVNLPIMIYSGVNTKRNEARTCTMLWPEPQNTYNTAFIFYTFFLGFFLPLTVISLCYLLIVIKVKSSGMRVGSTKRKRSERRVTRMVSIVVVVFVLCWLPFYVFNVTSVTGTVPSTSVLKSTFDFVVVLGYANSCANPILYAFLSDNFKKSFQNVLCLKRVGGLDEIDRSDSRQERTRMVNDVMTETHNAALLNGDLQTSI; encoded by the coding sequence ATGGAGACATGGACGTTTATGCCCTTTTCCAATCTGTCCCTTTTCAATGATAGTTTCTTCCCAGGGAACGAGTCTGACTTTGGTTTGGAGATTTACCCCCACAATGGAACTCACCCTGGCTTTGACCAAACCAGTTCTGTAGTCATCACATTTGTGTACTTTGTAGTATGTGCAGTGGGGCTCTGTGGTAATGCCCTAGTCATCTATGTTATCCTGCGCTATGCCAAGATGAAGACTGTCACCAACATCTATATTTTGAACCTGGCTGTAGCAGATGTACTCTGCATGATGAGCCtaccattcatttccattcagCTAGCGCTGCTTCACTGGCCCTTTGGAGCTGCTATTTGTCGCGTTGTCCTAACTGTGGACTCAATGAACCAGTTTACAAGCATCTTCTTTCTAACAGTCATGAGCATTGATCGCTACCTGGCTGTGGTGCATCCAATAAAATCCACCAAATGGCGAAAGCCACGCGTGGCCAAGATGATTAGTTTGGCAATGTGGGGTGTGGCTCTGCTGGTCAACCTACCAATTATGATCTACAGTGGCGTGAACACCAAAAGGAATGAGGCACGGACATGTACCATGTTGTGGCCAGAGCCCCAGAACACCTACAACACTGCTTTCATCTTCTACACCTTTTTCTTGGGCTTTTTTCTGCCGTTGACAGTTATCTCCTTGTGCTACCTGCTCATCGTCATTAAGGTGAAGTCTTCAGGCATGCGAGTGGGTTCAACGAAAAGAAAGCGCTCAGAGCGTAGAGTCACACGCATGGTGTCTATTGTGGTGGTGGTTTTTGTTCTCTGCTGGTTACCTTTCTATGTATTCAACGTGACCTCTGTGACTGGAACCGTGCCATCCACATCTGTGCTGAAGAGCACTTTTGACTTTGTGGTGGTGCTGGGTTATGCAAACAGCTGTGCCAACCCCATCCTCTATGCCTTCCTGTCGGACAACTTTAAGAAGAGTTTCCAAAATGTTCTGTGTCTAAAAAGGGTTGGAGGCTTGGATGAGATTGATCGCAGTGACAGTCGTCAAGAAAGGACTCGAATGGTCAACGACGTCATGACGGAAACACATAACGCTGCACTGCTCAACGGAGACCTGCAGACCAGTATCTGA
- the LOC127626405 gene encoding tumor necrosis factor receptor superfamily member 13B, protein MVQSCPEGQYLDMLVQKCVPCSMVCHEPDILKRCSEYCVRWRCKAVSGQFYDTLLKKCFKCSELCGSHPSACSEACKSTDAAAVTQRPIGVSLFTTRGRSVSRAELYSEALLYSMLGMCIVVLMCTLTAAILVLLKRAKGHQQLEDTKNQQPNKHGQSSKDSLMARAEDVSQEGSVNQDRPKATETCVYCFSGHTRAPHMLYQQADQCQNSNRHENGLANHTVNANYDKTRSFRIICSPTQTSI, encoded by the exons ATGGTGCAAAGTTGCCCAGAAGGGCAGTACTTGGATATGCTGGTGCAGAAGTGTGTGCCCTGCAGCATGGTCTGTCATGAACCTGATATTCTCAAACGCTGCTCAGAATACTGCG TGAGATGGAGATGCAAAGCTGTGTCCGGCCAGTTCTACGACACGCTGCTGAAGAAGTGTTTTAAGTGCTCAGAGCTGTGTGGCAGTCACCCATCAGCATGCTCAGAAGCCTGCAAGA GCACAGATGCAGCGGCCGTGACGCAGAGGCCTATTGGTGTGTCTCTGTTCACCACAAGAGGGCGCTCAGTTTCCCGAGCAGAGCTGTACTCTGAGGCGCTCCTGTACTCTATGTTGGGCATGTGCATCGTTGTGCTCATGTGTACACTCACTGCTGCCATACTGGTCCTGCTGAAGAGAGCAAAGGGCCACCAGCAGCTGGAGGACACGAAGAACCAGCAACCAAACAAACATGGACAGTCATCTAAAG ATTCCCTGATGGCTCGGGCTGAGGATGTGTCTCAGGAGGGCAGTGTGAATCAGGACAGGCCGAAGGCGACTGAGACATGTGTTTATTGCTTCTCTGGCCACACGAGGGCGCCACACATGCTTTATCAGCAGGCTGACCAGTGCCAGAACAGCAATCGCCATGAAAACGGGCTGGCCAATCATACAGTCAATGCAAATTATGATAAGACCAGATCCTTCAGGATTATATGTTCACCTACACAAACaagcatttaa